In candidate division KSB1 bacterium, the following proteins share a genomic window:
- a CDS encoding (2Fe-2S)-binding protein, protein MTHTINVNVNGVAHEAQVEPRVLLVHFLRDDLRLTGTHIGCDTSQCGACTVLVDGISSKSCTMFAVQADGREVTTIEGLAKNGELHPLQEAFREEHGLQCGFCTPGVILSVYDFLQHNSKPNEEEIRHALEGNYCRCTGYHNIVKAVQKAAE, encoded by the coding sequence ATGACCCATACCATCAACGTAAACGTCAACGGTGTTGCCCACGAAGCCCAGGTGGAGCCGCGTGTACTCCTCGTTCATTTTCTCAGAGATGACCTGCGGTTGACCGGAACACATATAGGCTGCGATACCAGCCAGTGCGGCGCCTGTACCGTGCTGGTGGACGGCATTTCCAGCAAGTCGTGCACCATGTTTGCCGTGCAGGCCGACGGCCGGGAAGTCACCACAATTGAAGGACTTGCTAAAAATGGGGAGCTACATCCGCTGCAGGAAGCTTTCCGCGAAGAACACGGACTGCAGTGCGGTTTCTGCACGCCCGGCGTCATTCTGTCGGTTTATGATTTCTTGCAGCACAATTCGAAGCCAAACGAAGAAGAGATTCGGCATGCCCTCGAGGGCAATTACTGCCGCTGCACCGGTTATCACAATATCGTAAAAGCGGTTCAAAAAGCAGCCGAGTAA
- a CDS encoding YHS domain-containing protein produces MTVNIKSAKFKTEYQSNYFYFCCTGCLQKFASEPERYSQ; encoded by the coding sequence ATGACCGTAAATATAAAATCAGCCAAATTCAAAACGGAATATCAGAGTAACTACTTTTACTTTTGTTGTACCGGGTGTCTGCAGAAGTTCGCATCGGAGCCGGAAAGATATAGCCAATAA